ttgattCCCTAATATTTTGTTTCCTTGTTGATCTAATTGAGTTTCATATTTAACACGATTTTGAATTTcttagataatgagataatcACTCAAATATATTCGGAGATATGCTATTTGTGGAAGGAATTTAGGAGATATGGTAGAAGTGTTTAAATAAgagtttattcctaataaaactctTGCTTTCCCTGTATTCTAAGTTTCTTTGTGGAAATAGGATTTcttatctataaataagaggtcAAGCACATTGGTGAAGGCGGCTTCGATATTGactacacacacatacacgtagTACAGATTTTGCAGAGCAAAATTGTTTTCCAAGCTTTTAGAATTCATCGTATGCGAtggaataattaaaaaaaaattgtttgtcGATTTAGAATGTTTTGATTAGATTGAATTGTATAGTCATGCATGCATGATGGACATGTATACTCCAATTGTATGTATAGGTATGCTTgttggatttttttttcttaaaaaaaaatttgagacaAGAAATGGTTGGAAATTAATTGGTGATATGTTGGGGTTTATATCATGGGGGCAAGCCACATTAATAAAAGGGAGGCTTGGAAAATGTGTTCCTCTAGTGTTTTTATGATCCCACGCAGGTAGGTCAAAATCCAGTATGATAATATCAGGggtgtcaaaatcagacacgaCTCACCAACCGACACAGTTCAATCCTAAAAAAATAGGTTTGTGTTTGGGGTTTATGGGTTCGTGTCAGATCGAGTTGGACCCGAtagttgacccaaaaaaatGATCGAGTtgggttgggttcgggttgatccaaaaattttaaatttttttaaaatttgggacACAACGACATATTCACATCTCGGCTCCACTTGCAATTTTATGCAATGTTTTCAAGAACTCAAGCCAtgatcaattttatttaaaaaattgagaAATATTCATATTTCCCTTTCCGCAAAAAATATGACAAGATTATGTCAGGCGTATTAAATCAGCCTCCAAGATGCACATCATAAGCGATTTGAACAATATATTCGAAAATGCGGAACTCTTCTGAACTGTAAATACCGTAAAGGTGATTATTTATTGTAAAACTAGGTATATTGAATCTAAGTGCCGTTTGAATCTGATGAATTCTTTTGAAATGCAAATACTGTTCAAAGTATATGGAAAAGTAATGTATGGGGATGAAATGGCTGCAGAAACCGGGCTTAAGCAAAACAAAAGATACAAAAATGTCCAATCTTTCAGTTCTGGCATCCTCAGAGGTCTTATCTGTTCATGCCGCCTTCTTGTTATCCTGCGAGGCCTGAGTAACTGGCGCAATCCCATGCATTTTCTTTTCACTTGAGGGTGTTGCACTTTCTCCTGAAATCTTGCCTTCCGAACCATGTAGGATGTTGTCTGGTTTGGCCGGAACAGTTGGCCTTTTCTCAATAAGGTCCCCCTGGCCTTCTTTTACAGGACCACCGGATTGTCTCTTGATCCCACTACAATTTCCTTCATCGTCTCTTCTAGTTTAGCTAGTCTCTCTTTTACCTCCACGAGCGTTGGATCAGATGCTGCTGCTGCCTTTTCTTCCGCAGCCTTAAGCTCCATTTCTTTTGCTTTTGTTTCAAACTCGGCTTGTTTCTTTAGCTCTAGTTCCTAACATAATCCATGAATCTCCCCGTGAGAAACACCTCATCACATATTCATACGAGAGCAAATAAAAAATAGACCAAGTGTCATATTACATGTTCTCCCGGCTACTAACTCTTAATCATATACAAAATTAATACATCAATAAGCTTTTGATAGCTCCAGGGTAAGAACAGAGGATATGTTATATGAATCTGAAATCTTATAGTGAGGTGCAGCTCAAATATCTATATCACAGTCGCGTTTTGATTGCTGTCACGCAGCCAATAATCCGACATTAACCAATAATCCTGACTTCAATATTGGATAGTAGGATCAAGCATATGTAGCACTAAAACTCTAACTTATAGTAATTATACAAATTTAAGCAACTCAAGCTCCATGTTAGAAGTCAATGGATTAAATATTGTGTGTCGAATCGCTTAAATTCACCCCTTAACAATAGCGTGACACATGCAAATTTATCTCAAAAAGCACACAAAAATAAAaggttctttttaaaaaaaatcatacaaGTAAAGTTTATATTTGAACATCATATATCCAATCTATGAATTTTCTCCTCCTACTGATATCTAGTTCAGTCAGGGGAGGATTCACGACAAGAATCATCCAATTGAAGCAAACTTTGATTGAGCAATTCAAGTGACTAAGGGCGAGGGAGATTGGAACTATTTTTATGAGAATTATTTTTGACAATGGACGGCTTAGTCGGCTGTACAAAAATTCAGCACCGGAAAAAACTTTACCGCGTCCATTTTCTTCATTTCACTGCGAGCATACTGTGCCACGAGATACACAGCTGATATATGAAAACATAATGACCATAAAAAAATCAGACAAAAGTGAATTCCAACATTAAATTTTGTAACGTAGTAAAAAAGGATAGTGTAAACTTAGGTACCCAATGACGGCAAGCAGGCAAAGAAAAGCTGCACGAGATGAAAATCCAACCTGTAAATcatcagatttttttttaaaaaaagaaaactttTAATCAACTCCAAACACAAACAATCGAAGCAATCAAAATCGCGCAGGTATTCAACTAAATGAAACCAAACCGTTCGACAAAATGCCTGACCAAATCCTTGGAACTAGAACATCAGCTGTAAAACAAAATGACATACCCAAACTTCTTCTTTTTCGGAGGATCGCTGAAGAGAATTTTGGCTGCCGTCATGAAGTCGAGGTTATTTAGGGCTTTGTATTGCTCATCGTACTGGCTCCACGAAGACGAAGACCCATCGTCACCGGCGCCGCCGCTTCTCGCGGTGGACTTGTTCCCACGGGCGGAGGAGCAAAACGGCCGTCTGGAAGATGTGATCCGATTCAAAATAGTCTTCCCGCTAAGAATTATTCTCATCTTCATCCCCCAACATTTCGGACAAGAAAGCAACACACTACCTGAATTTTCACTGTCTACCAATCATGCCAGACTAGAGCTGGGACATGGGGAATGGGTCAGGCCCTTAAAATTGTTGAGGATATGAGCCCATAATAATA
This window of the Primulina tabacum isolate GXHZ01 chromosome 12, ASM2559414v2, whole genome shotgun sequence genome carries:
- the LOC142520766 gene encoding uncharacterized protein LOC142520766, producing MKMRIILSGKTILNRITSSRRPFCSSARGNKSTARSGGAGDDGSSSSWSQYDEQYKALNNLDFMTAAKILFSDPPKKKKFGLDFHLVQLFFACLPSLAVYLVAQYARSEMKKMDAELELKKQAEFETKAKEMELKAAEEKAAAASDPTLVEVKERLAKLEETMKEIVVGSRDNPVVL